A portion of the Archocentrus centrarchus isolate MPI-CPG fArcCen1 chromosome 19, fArcCen1, whole genome shotgun sequence genome contains these proteins:
- the LOC115797939 gene encoding uncharacterized protein LOC115797939 produces the protein MSQRKRGTRKRKNEDASGGEKESEDTEKRGDRKKSHANKKYIGAHVGIQGGIWKAVEACTEMGGSSFALFLGSQRSWKRPALDHAAAAKFQELCSQLGFDSAHILPHGSYLMNCGSPKEDVFEKSQALLVDELSRCTLLGLSLYNFHPGSSLGTITTEQCVDKIASAINHAHQQTPSVVTVLENMSGQGSTVGGKFCELKSIIDRVRDQTRVGICLDTCHAFAAGYDLAAEGGVKAMLDEFDRDVGLPYLKAIHLNDSKGKLGCNLDRHEDIGKGYIGISAFRDIVNEPRLDNIPLILETPGRPGFEYAEQIELLYSLCEKK, from the exons ATGAGTCAGAGGAAAAGGGGAaccaggaaaaggaaaaacgagGATGCCTCcggaggagaaaaagagagcgAGGACACTGAGAAGAGAGGAGACAGGAAGAAGAGCCACGCAAATAAGAAATACATTGGAGCTCATGTTGGTATTCAAG GTGGGATATGGAAAGCTGTGGAGGCCTGTACAGAGATGGGTGGCAGCAGCTTTGCCTTGTTTCTGGGCTCCCAGCGATCGTGGAAGAGACCAGCATTGGACCATGCAGCTGCAGCAAAGTTTCAGGAGCTATGCTCCCAACTGGGGTTTGACTCAGCTCATATCTTGCCACATGGGTCCTACCTGATGAACTGTGGATCTCCTAAAGAAG ATGTGTTTGAAAAGAGCCAGGCCCTGCTGGTGGATGAGCTCAGCCGCTGCACCCTCCTGGGTCTCAGTCTCTATAACTTCCACCCCGGCTCCTCCCTGGGCACCATCACCACTGAGCAGTGTGTGGACAAGATTGCAAGTGCCATTAACCATGCTCACCAGCAAACGCCATCAGTCGTTACAG TGTTGGAGAACATGAGTGGCCAAGGCAGTACGGTGGGTGGCAAGTTTTGTGAGCTGAAGAGCATCATAGACAGAGTGAGAGACCAGACCAGAGTGGGCATATGTCTGGATACCTGTCATGCATTTGCAGCAG GATATGACCTTGCTGCAGAGGGAGGGGTGAAGGCCATGCTGGATGAGTTTGACCGAGACGTGGGGCTCCCGTACCTCAAGGCCATCCATCTCAATGACTCCAAAG GTAAACTTGGCTGTAATCTGGATCGGCATGAAGATATTGGTAAAGGCTACATTGGAATCTCTGCATTTCGAGACATTGTCAATGAGCCCAGACTGGATAATATCCCCCTTATCCTGGAGACACCCGGACG GCCTGGATTTGAATACGCTGAGCAGATTGAACTCCTTTATTCCCTGTGTGAGAAAAAGTGA